A window from Cydia amplana chromosome 12, ilCydAmpl1.1, whole genome shotgun sequence encodes these proteins:
- the LOC134652790 gene encoding splicing factor 3B subunit 4 — translation MAAGPIAERNQDATIYVGGLDDRVSESLLWELFVQSGPVVNVHMPKDRVTQTHQGYGFVEFMGEEDADYAIKVMNMIKLYGKPVRVNKASAHQKNLDVGANVFIGNLDPEVDEKLLYDTFSAFGVILQTPKVMRDPETGNSKAFAFINFASFEASDAAIEAMNNQYLCNRPISVSYAFKKDVKGERHGSAAERLLAAQNPLSHADRPHQLFADAPPALLGPALLAPPPPPSPMPPPGPPGPPLQRPPPPLPMAAPPPPPMAPPGPPPPPGPPPFHHFPPPPFGPPGFGPPPGARPPPWRPPPPQFRPQFPPRGPPPFGHPSYPHHPPEPNYNY, via the exons ATGGCAGCAGGGCCAATTGCAGAAAGAAACCAAG ATGCAACTATATATGTTGGTGGACTCGATGATAGGGTCTCGGAGAGCTTGCTGTGGGAGCTCTTCGTCCAGTCAGGGCCCGTTG TGAATGTGCACATGCCCAAAGACCGCGTCACACAGACACATCAAGGATATGGCTTCGTGGAGTTTATGGGCGAGGAAGATGCTGACTACGCTATTAAG GTTATGAACATGATAAAACTCTATGGCAAGCCAGTAAGAGTAAACAAAGCATCGGCACATCAGAAGAACCTCGACGTGGGTGCCAATGTGTTCATCGGTAACTTGGACCCGGAGGTGGATGAGAAATTGCTCTACGACACATTCTCTGCTTTCGGGGTCATTCTACAAACGCCAAAG GTGATGCGCGACCCAGAGACGGGCAACTCAAAAGCGTTCGCGTTCATAAATTTCGCGTCGTTCGAGGCCTCCGACGCGGCTATAGAGGCCATGAACAACCAGTACCTCTGCAACAGACCTATATCTGTGTCGTACGCGTTTAAGAAAGACGTTAAAGGCGAGAGGCACGGCTCTGCAGCTGAGAG attGCTCGCCGCTCAGAACCCGCTGTCGCACGCGGACCGTCCGCACCAGCTGTTCGCGGACGCGCCGCCCGCGCTGCTGGGCCCCGCGCTgctggcgccgccgccgccccccTCGCCCATGCCGCCGCCCGGCCCGCCCGGCCCGCCTTTGCAAAGACCGCCGCCGCCGTTGCCCatggccgcgccgccgccgccaccgatGGCGCCTCCAG gtccgccgccgccgcccgggcCGCCGCCGTTCCACCACTTCCCGCCGCCGCCGTTCGGGCCGCCCGGGTTCGGGCCGCCGCCgggcgcgcggccgccgccgtggcgcccgccgccgccgcagttCCGGCCGCAGTTCCCCCCGCGCGGCCCGCCGCCCTTCGGACACCCCTCCTACCCGCATCACCCGCCCGAGCCTAACTATAATTATTAG